The Lepidochelys kempii isolate rLepKem1 chromosome 11, rLepKem1.hap2, whole genome shotgun sequence DNA segment ACTGCCATACTGTGTACTGCAGCGTGAAAAATGTACCAGACATCCTTCAGACCTACATCTACTAATAGGGTAGGTGAGCCACCCTCCAGTCATTAAGATTCAGGGGTTGCCCCAATACTCTGGGAAGGGGGGTGATGGAATTCCTACCATGGAATTGACCCTGGACCTTTCACAGGAGGCGCCATCTTTCATACCAGCCTCTGACTAGTAGGTGTCTTGTAACTTTGAATCTGCTTTAGCTTCCTCACAATGTTCGTAGGAAGGGTGTTCCCGCAACTTCCCACCCCTTGGTCTTGTCAATTTGACTCTGCCTTTGTTTAGGAAAGCCAGGTTCACCAGAAGCAACACTAGAGATTTCTGCATATTCAGGAAGGGAACTGCCCTATTTCAAATTCAGAACTTACTTAATAAGGGACAGGACCTTTCATTGTTAAAAATAGAAAGCTTACAAAATACACAAAGGTATAGTTTAGGCCCCCCTTTACTTGCCAACAAAATTTTATACATGCCACTGAGTGGCCAAGTTTATTTTTCAAGACATGCATCATGTTGACAGACCAGAAATAACAGTATGTTACAGAAGTGTAAAATAGCaccaaataattttatatttcttCCCTCCATCTCCTGTAATTTTCTTCTATCTCTGGTTATAAGACTTTCTTAGCACAGAGCCAAAGAAACAGAAATGTTGCAGCTTCAACATTATGACACTACAGTCTCTTGCTAGAATTAAAAggggagttttttgtttgttttcaggatTTTTGGTTTTTAGAACTGCACACTGCTACATGCACCTTATTTGTCCTGAAAGGCTAATAGAATACTGTCTGAACTAACAATAACAAAAGTTGTGAATTTAAGTACcgaatccttttattttaaattttgaaatcaCGAgacaatttcattatttttgttacaaCTGTGTTTTCTGCATTACCAATGGACAATGCTACAGAAACACTACATTTTAATGACTATTAACATTATTATTTCCAAGCAACTCTGGGAAACTTACCTGTCTCTCAGATCATttgcggggggacggggacgggacgaggaggaggggaagacaCAGATAAGCTGCCTTACCTGCCCCATTGGTGGTCCTCCCATTGGAGGCATCATCTGAGGCATCATTCCATGTGGAACCGGTGGCATGTTCGGTGGCCTCTGGCCCATCGGGTGCATTCCCATAGGTGGATAATGCGGCATGCCTGGATGCCCCATCTGAAAAACAATGTTAATAAACGAAGATATTAACATCAAAGCACCCAAAGCACAAACTGTggaaatgtaacaaaaaaaaaaaataggtgcaTGATAAACATTCCATTACAGAAGGAATTTGGTCACTTATCTATCTTATCTTCTGATGGATGAAGGAAAATACAGAGAAAATTAGCTACATCAAAATGCTTATGTGTTCATGACATAGCTCTAAAACGGACCACACTCTAGAAGAGCGGACAACTAAAGATGGTCAACAATCGTTAATATATATGAAGTTAGCAAATGTACTTAAAAATTCCAGTAgaatacagaggaaaaaaaaaccctggaaaaCTCCCTCAATGTTTAAACATAACACAAAGGCCTAATACACCTATAGATGCAAATATTTTCATATGCCATTCCATCTGACTATGCTTAATGGAAGTACACACAGGCAGGGAAACAGAAATGGACCTTCTCCTTCCTACATTTACTGTAATGTCAATGCTGCTGCTTGTAGATTGGCTCCAGAAAATTTTCTCTATATCTTTTCTACAAACATCTATATCATACATTAAACTTTttatggccaaaaacacttttcTTTTTAGAACAAACAATAGTTCTAAAGGAAGATTAGTTCTACTaaaaaaacaggggaaaaaataaccTACTGCTGAATCTATACTTTGCAAGgtaaactgataagaacagatttaataattttattaagataaataCTACTGGCACTAGGAGACCCAGGGTGAGGAGAGAATTGTGATCTACAAGAATGTGAAACAGTATGGAATTGACTTTGTACAGGGCACTTTCCTCCATAGTGATTTATCCATCAAATTATTAGCATGTTCATCAAAAGATGTCAAAGTAACAAGTAAACAACTGATAAACTCAAAATCTTAAAAGAAAGTAGAATAGACAGAGAAATAGATCAGAATATGGTCAGTGATCAAATTTTCTCCATCTTATCATAgaagtacattttaaaagattGATCTTGTACTGATCCACCATAGTTATTTTGGCTTTAAAGCAGAAGTGACATCTAATAATTAAAATAGTAGTTTTCAGTATTTTTGGCAGTGGAAGGtaactttaaaaatctctttttagTTACATAAAACAAATAAAGAGACATCTCCACTGTGATTCCCTCCTTCCATAATATTGAAGACACTGGTTAAATTGAAAGAATAACCAGACAGTTTCTCCGTTATTTTTGTACTTTAATTTCAATGGGTCCTTGCAGATCCTCTTTAATGGGGAAAGCTATAGTTTATGGAAATATGAAAggttttaaaatactgaaaaattaTTTAGATAAGTTAAAAGTGATGACTATCCTGCAAAAATTTCCCTTTTTCAATATACCAACATTATCTTAGCTACCAATATAACATCAATTGGTattgtaaaatgaaaatattaactgAAAGTTTGGATTTCAGCTTGCAGATATACAAAATAATGGTTTCTAACTGTAGTGTTTATTGAGAAAGCAGTCACTAATATTTTGAATTTCAAGTGTAATAAAAGCAAAGGATAATAAAAGAAGTGTGATTTGAATTTGCAACATTTCACAATTTGTCAAGGATTCCCAGCTTCCCAATAATAGATAGTATTTATCTGTAGTGTTAGTGCTATCTGAGGCTTCAGATCTTTATATGGTCACCTGGTGCCTTGAAGAAGAAAGATttttacacccccccccacccatatATATACTTGGCCAAAACTACAGCAGATTCTAGATCATTAGCCACTAGGATTTTCAATTCCTGATAATCACAATTTTCCATATAGTAGTTCAGAAGTTACTATAATCCTTGGTCACCATGCATGCGGCATTTTTCACAAAACGAAGTGctggagtccctgccccaaagagcttacagtctaagaggAGCTCAGTGGGAGAACAAGCCAGCCCACAAAACGACAGGGAACCCCTCTCTCCAGCAGGAGCCATTAGAGATGCATTAGTGTCCTCATGTGCATGGCTCACGCTTCACTATTCCTACTGTAGCTGACTCTGTAACTCCCCTGAAGGAGCTTCTAAGAAAGGCTCGAGGGGATGCCGCCAGGCTCCTGCTGTTCTGGGTTCCCTTCAGGCTCTAGCCCAGGCTCCCAGGAAAGCGAGCAGAGCTGCTCCCATGGTGTTACACGCCCCCagaggtgccccctccaggatgcAGCCGGGAgccatctccctcctcccctccgcGACGCTGCCATGCAggtccccgccccctcccctctgcagcgTTTAACCCTTCACTTACCATGAGGGATCCTCTATCCACTCCGCCCGGCCTCATCGAGGGGTTCAGGAGGCTCCCCCCGCCACACCTGCCAAGAAGCCTCCCTCTAAGTTGCTGCCGCGACGAGGGGCCAAAGGGCATCAGAGGCTCAGGCTCCCCGCGGGGCGGGAGCAGTGGGGCCAGGAGGCTGACAGGCTTCCCACCCGGCCAATCCGGGCGGCCTCCCAACCGGGAACTCTTCGGCGATTGGTCCGTAGCGGAGGCAACGGGGCGCACGGCGTCCCCCGGCGTCAGCTGCATGAGGGGAGGGGGCTTCGGCAAGGAGAAGGGGAGCGGCTGAGGGGAGGCCGCGGCAGCCGCCGAGTCCCCGCCCGACATCGCGacccccggcccagcccggcaCACGGATGGACGTGCGGAGTCTCCCCCGGAAGCCGTACACGAAACCGTTAGCGGTGTCCGGCAGGCAGGAACGAGGAGACCCTGGCCGGGATCGGGCGCCTAAAGAGGCCCCGCGCCGCGGGGAGCGGGAGAGAAAGGGGTCGCGCCGGAATCGGGCGCGCGAAGGGGGCCGCACCAGACGAGGGGACGCGCACCGCtagaggaaggggaaagaaagggCGGTCGAGCGCGCTGGGGGCCGTCGCTCACCGGGGGAGAGGGCGCGCGAGGGTTGCTCGCGTTAGCCTCTGGAGCTCGCGAGGGGGAAGAAgcagcggcggcggggggggatgAGTGGAGGGAACGCTGGGAAAGGGGTCACGTGGGCGATGCAGGCGGGGCTAAGGAAGCTAGAAGGAACCACTGACACCTAAGGAGGGGGGCGAGAAGCACGCTTGCCTTATAGTCTGCTATCAGTGATACTCGTGCGCGGTCCTCAACCACCCTTCGAGTGCGAGTTGGTAGGGGCCTTGTTACAGACGTTATCTTGTCTTCCCGTTCAGCGATATGAGTTGGTACATGCCGTGTTCAGTCTTTTCTGTTCCGGGTCAGTAGTTCCTTCTAGTCTCTCCTATCCACCCCTCCGGGCGGTCGGGTTGGTAGGTGCCTCGTGACGCAGGAGGAGTAGGCGACAACTTGGGCAACCGCGCCTCGGGCTGACTCTGAGCCTGTGGCCGGTGTTTCGCGCCTCCCGGCCGGGCGGCTCGCAGGCTGCGCCATGTCGTTGGCTGTGGGCGACAGCGGGCGGCTGGGCAGGTTCAGCAGGCGGGGGGCGACCCCCGGGACGCCCTggctggggggcggaggggtggcTCGGAGTCTGCAGGCCGagctgctgtgggaggaggaggaggaggaggcggcggcagcGAGCGGTGTCTCTGTGTCCCAGGGCGGGGCCCCGTTGCCGCCGCTGTCTCACAAGCGGAATGGCGTGTTGATGGCTCCGCCGGGAGGGAAACGTTGGCCGGCCCGGGCCTGCTCGGTGCTGTGCTGCCTGCTGGCCGTCTCCGCCCTCGCCTTCCTCCTGGCCATCGGTTGCCTCGTGCTCAAAGGTGAGGGGACCCCTTTTGCCCGCGGTCCCCGCCCTGGCGGAGGATCGGTCCCGCTCGCAGCCGGGAAGCGGAGGCCCCGGGATGTCTTTCCCCGGCCACTGAGGAGGTGGTTTCTGTGAGGGGggggattgaacccaggtttcGCCAGTCCGAGCCCAGCGCTGCGGCTGCCGGGGCGCGGGCCTGGCGGTGTGTCGCTTTGGGATACTGGTAACTTCTGTTTCTGCAGCCCTCTTTAAGGACAGACTACTCGGAGAACCAGCGCTGATGGCCATCCCCTTTGCGGGTAGACGCGGCACAGTGAGCACCTGCTGGTGTTTTCTGCAATTGCTGTTAGAAAACGCTTCATAACCGATTTCTCTCTCTGTAGATTTGCGCTCTGAGAAGGAGAAGAATGAAGATGGTATAGAAACTGGCTTGTTAGGTATGCATTCATATGCTTCTTTCAGGGCTTCTGCAGCTTAAAGGAGGCTAAAAATCACCTTGTCTTAAATAAAAGCCATATTGAGTAAACGCTCAGGTTCTTTGGACAACGGGGGAGCTTGTCACTCAGTTCATTTATTGCTAGGGCATGTCTACTTGATGGCTTCTCCTGAGGATAACTGGTAGCAGGTGATTGAGAGTGCCTTGACTAGCCAGAACCCAATCCATGTAGAGCTCACATGGAACTTTTATGTTAAGCACATATTTCTctgcatttattatttgtaaaaataGGAATATGGAAGAAATTATTTTACATTCGTTATCTCATAGGTAGAAGGggagtggttttttttgtttttttttttataattcccCAAGGCTGAAATCTAAGCATGAAAAAGCTGCCGGTTTTATTTGTTCTATGGTAACACACAACTGGCTCTTTCACATTTGGTAGATACTTTCCTCAGAGAAAGTTATattgtcttgatttaaaaatgtcggTGATGTAAGGAGAGGAAGTTGAGCATTTACTGTCATAACTAACTGAAAATGATTTGCAGTGAATGCATGTGCCTTGTCCTTTATTCTTAAGAACATAACTAGACCCCTGCCAAATTAAAGTTCCATTTTGTTCAATTTCATGGCTATGGgattttcatgatttcagctatttaaacctgaaattttactgtgttgtaattgatggggtcctgacccaaaaagcagttgtgggggggtgggaggagggttgTACGGTTATTGAGGGGTGGGGCATTGTGGTACTGCGACCcctacttctgcgctgttgcctgcagagctgggccctcagctgCCATCACTCtgtggccacccagctctgaaagcagcacagaagtaagggtagcaataccctaaaataactttgtgacaCCCCCCAACTTCTTTTTGGGTCAtaatccccaatttgagaaatgctggtctccccggtgaaatctgcatagtatagggttaaagcacacaaaagaccagatttcgtgctccgtgaatttggtagggccctaaacataacataagaatggccatacagtagaacctcaagaGTTATGAATACTTTGGGAATGGAGAttattcgtaactctgaaatgtgcCATAATTCTGAACAAGACTTTATGGGCTTCAGCAGGGGAAGGGTGGGGGTTGCAGGTGTaggggtggtgagggctctgggcagggagtgggggttggggcTTCTGAGCCCTGGTGCTCTTGTGGGGTAGGGATTTAGACGTTGGGGTAGtcctggggcttggggcttcagccctatggctccattcccagctctaGCCCTGCAGGGGGGCACCGGAACTTGGGGCTCCCCATGGGTCTGCTCTGGGTTTCAGCCGGAGGCTCAGGCCTTTAACTAGATGGGGAGCACTGGGGCTGAAACTGCACTCCTCTTGTAGCTCGAGTCTCGGCGCTCCCCCTGGGTCTAAAGCCTGGAGCTAGTCTTAAATACACAGAGCAATTTTAGATTCCGTTTAAATCACATAACTTTAACTTTTGCAAAGGTTTTTGGTCAGTTTGTTCtgctgtgagagagacaagcttttgagcttacacagagctgttgTTCAGGTGAAGTGCtccgtgtaagctcaaaagcttgtctctctcacagcaacagaagttggtctaataaaagatattacctcacccaccttgtctctctaaatggTATATGGTTAAGATAAAAAAGAAACTAGAAATATACCATTTTGTTTCAGGGATGTAGAACACTTATGCTATATTGCAAAGCTGTGTTCTGTGGAAAATCATCTCAAATTTAGTGTTATACTTATAGAAACTTTTCTTTATCCCCTGTGAAGGATTTTGGGGTCTGTTCGTTCTAGCCTTGATGACAGGGCTCTCGTGCTGCAGCTTTTCTTGGACAGTGACTTATTTTGATTCCTTTGAACCAGGAATGTTTCCTCCGACTCCACTTTCACCTGCACGATTCAAGTAAGtacttattaaaaaataaatgtaattccaAGGATTGAATTGTCAGCCTAACTAGTCACAAGACACAATAGATACAATATGAGCAGTGGCTGTACAAGTTTCATGTTGCTCTCTTAGT contains these protein-coding regions:
- the ARL6IP6 gene encoding ADP-ribosylation factor-like protein 6-interacting protein 6 isoform X1, which gives rise to MSLAVGDSGRLGRFSRRGATPGTPWLGGGGVARSLQAELLWEEEEEEAAAASGVSVSQGGAPLPPLSHKRNGVLMAPPGGKRWPARACSVLCCLLAVSALAFLLAIGCLVLKDLRSEKEKNEDGIETGLLGFWGLFVLALMTGLSCCSFSWTVTYFDSFEPGMFPPTPLSPARFNHHMDNMGTRAPSQTQHFFLCAALSQTEKGVEHLHVRHISRMCVNGVPLLCL
- the ARL6IP6 gene encoding ADP-ribosylation factor-like protein 6-interacting protein 6 isoform X2; this encodes MSLAVGDSGRLGRFSRRGATPGTPWLGGGGVARSLQAELLWEEEEEEAAAASGVSVSQGGAPLPPLSHKRNGVLMAPPGGKRWPARACSVLCCLLAVSALAFLLAIGCLVLKDLRSEKEKNEDGIETGLLGFWGLFVLALMTGLSCCSFSWTVTYFDSFEPGMFPPTPLSPARFKRLTGHSFHMGYSMAILNGIVAALTIVWCLI